A DNA window from Parus major isolate Abel chromosome 9, Parus_major1.1, whole genome shotgun sequence contains the following coding sequences:
- the HRG gene encoding histidine-rich glycoprotein produces the protein MLLLASAFFLTLLQCSNAQITPADCNTIETDARVALDLVNRHRRDGYVFGLFRVADAHELHLGNSTVLYLTLDVLETECSVLSRRHWESCEYSDTYPMDFGQCKIITYTNHLLKKPQLYGFNCTLSPVPPDVVECKDCPVKLEALEVTEQHRDIATKALKKFNSEGNHTNNFAVDKVERILKMTASREGHILGFSIKETNCSKSMQETDQALECDFLHDWHAHTGFCKARIISDADGADGTDISCEIYHPWHHGCGRRGKYSALGHPHRHPHCHHHFGQRHHHKHHHRHECPPFSQSRPEDPEHNPKSSKEDQDNNKGFSSPPPPHDEPDHHHPTPPPHGPDHHHPPHHHGP, from the exons ATGTTGCTTCTagcttcagctttttttctaaCATTACTGCAGTGCTCTAATGCCCAAATTACACCTGCAGACTGTAACACCATTGAAACAGATGCAAGAGTGGCCCTGGATTTGGTCAACAGACATCGCAGAGATGGTTATGTTTTTGGTTTATTCCGTGTTGCCGATGCACATGAACTACATTTA GGAAATTCAACAGTCCTCTACTTAACTTTGGATGTGCTGGAAACTGAATGCTCTGTCTTATCCAGAAGACACTGGGAGTCCTGTGAATACAGTGACACCTACCCAATG gaCTTTGGGCAATGTAAGATTATCACATATACAAACCATCTGCTGAAGAAACCTCAACTATATGGATTTAATTGTACATTAAGTCCAG TTCCACCTGATGTAGTAGAGTGCAAAGATTGTCCGGTGAAACTTGAAGCCTTAGAAGTCACTGAGCAACATAGAGATATTGCTACAAAGGCCCTGAAGAAATTCAACAGTGAAGGTAACCACACAAACAACTTTGCTGTGGATAAAgttgaaagaattttaaagatg ACTGCCTCCCGTGAAGGTCACATTTTGGGATTCTCTATAAAAGAGACCAACTGTTCCAAATCTATGCAGGAAACAGATCAGGCATTGGAATGTGATTTTCTGCATGACTGGCATGCT CACACCGGATTCTGCAAGGCAAGAATTATCAGTGATGCAGACGGAGCTGATGGAACAGATATAAGCTGTGAAATCTACCATCCCTGG CACCATGGCTGTGGGCGAAGAGGGAAATATTCAGCTCTGGGACATCCACACAGACATCCCCATTGTCATCATCATTTTGGTCAAAGACATCACCATAAGCATCACCACAGACATGAATGTCCTCCCTTTTCTCAGTCCAGACCTGAAGACCCTGAGCATAACCCCAAATCCAGCAAGGAAGATCAAGACAACAACAAAGGattttcttctccccctcctccccacgATGAACCAGACCACCACCATCCTACTCCTCCTCCTCATGGACCAGACCACCACCACCCTCCTCACCACCATGGACCA